The following DNA comes from Musa acuminata AAA Group cultivar baxijiao chromosome BXJ1-4, Cavendish_Baxijiao_AAA, whole genome shotgun sequence.
TTTACAATGGAGAAAATAGACCACATAAGCAGTTTGCAACCGCAAGAGTTGATGTGATCTAAGTTCATTAAACCAAGGAACACTAGTGGAGCTAAAAGTAGTATCAGAAAACAAGTGGATGATTTGGCAAAAAACTGTTTTGAGTATtagcaataacaacaacaatcctACTGACTTAATTATGGTTATTCTTCCAGGTCTTCACTATGCAtttcaataaataaatatatgtaatttcACTACCATTCTCAACACTATAAAAAAGTATTACCTTTTCTATGTGCAGACCGAGCCTTGTTCTTATTGATAATTGGATCGACCTCCACATTCTTGATATCTGTAATCAATTTTGTCACATTGTGCTTTCTTTTCTTATCCTGTGCATATAGTTTCGGAACTGGAAGAATAGCATCTTCTGCATTTGCTCGATCAAGTGCAGTCACCGTTTCTGCTACAGATACAAATTTAGCACCTCTAGAAGATATAAAAATAGTACAAAAAAGAATTCAATAGTGAAAAAAAAACAAGTAATATCATTTCATCAGGCATTAAAATATGGAACTACGATACTACTGATTTGCGACAAACATTGTTCATGTTTTTAAGCTAAAAGTATTCATCGTATAATAACATAGTCCCTTTTAGGTAATATGTATAGCATACCTTTCATGTCCATAGTTTGTCCTTTCTGAGAGATCGAAAAACTGTCAATTGGTATAAGAACACCGCCTTTGAAGTCACCTAATTTTATGTCAACACCATACTGTACCAAGAGTTTCTGAAATGATGGCTTTACCAGTGAACCATAAGCAACAAATACTTGCCCAGAAGCAGGTTTGGGTACATCTAGAAGTTTTGCAGAATATATTGCCACATCAAATTTCTTTTTTGACTCCAGAAAAACTGAGATTCTTGTAGGTTGACAATTGCCCAATTCCTCAATGCTACTTCCGTACCAAAAATAACAGACACCCATTTCTGAGATGGCCAAAACAGATAGTCCCTCTCCATCCTTGCCATCATTATCTAACTTTTTGCAATCAAGAAAAATGGCTGGATGATCCATTGAGAGGATACAGATGGCAGATTGCTTTTTACCACCGCCCACTTTCCATATGGCAACATGTCTCTCACCAACTCCAGATGTCACAATGTATTGGCCATCTTCACTGAAAATCATGCATCGAACAGCCACCTAAACAACTTTGTGGTGTTTAGTCAAGTTGATTAAAATGACAAACAAGGCATATAATGAGGATGAaatgaaagaaggaaagaaaataaaGGACATGGAATAAAAGAAAGGATGATCCACGTTGCAAGAATATAACATACCGGATGTCCAGGAAACTTCTGTATCTTTTTGTTATCTGAGCAATTGAAAGTTTTCAACTGACCAGCAGCAGTGGCCAATATTTTACCATCTGAAAATGAAAACATAAGCTCAGTTATATAAATATCATTTCTTTTCATTAAAAGGAAATAGAGACTAGGTTATCTGTCATGTCCATAAAGCTTAATGATGGTGCATTTGTTTCAAATATGCCTTCAGAATAAATGAAGGACGTTTATTCTTGTAAAGCCTCGTATACCCATGAATATTGAACACCACAAAAGCATAGAATCAGGAATGAAATGTCCTTTAACATACTGCATAAAGTACATGAATATTGATCCTTGAATTGTGTTTATAAACAACAATCCACTAACTGGTCATAGATTACAGTATATCAATCCACACATAGTAGTAATCTCGCCAAATTAGCATGTAATATACTTTCCCTAAATAAAATTATGCACAAGACTGCTGTTCACCACCTCAGAATTAAATGTTACTTTAAAAAGAGAAATGAAACTATGCAGATATAATGGCAAATTTACCTTAGGTTTCATTCCAATAAATTAGAAACCCAATTGATGTGAAAACAGGATTTAAAGGCCATCTCAAAAGAACCATGGGCATCATGATCAGTTTCTAAATTATGCGTTGCCAACACACCAACTTGATACCATTTGTTGGTTCGAAAGTAGATGCAACTTGATAACACTTACAATAAAGAAAGTTTCTGGCAAAATAATCTTTGTCTCCATTTTTCCACTTCAAATTGCATTTGATAAATGGAGGAATGTAGTCCAAAAATAGAACACCTCAAACTTCATACTACCTCAAAATGGTACTTTAGATAGAGATAAGAATATGCAGATATGGCAAATGTGCATTAATTTCAATATCAAAAGAATATAAAACTAATTTAATTATGTGAAGAGAACATCTTGGTTTCCGAGAGCCACTTAAAGTACACCCTGAGCATCATGATCAACTTTTGAACTATATGTTGACAATATACAAACTTAATTAACATTTGTTGGTTTGAAACAGTTGCAGCTTAATAACAGTTATTGGCAGGCCAGTCCAAAAGTTTTTGACAAAATGCCGACCATAATTCATATAATGAACTAACTCTTCGAAGTGCATATTTTAATTGAAAGAAATGTCATTTGCAGCTCCTACCTAGATACTCGAGAATTATGAACTACTATCTAATCAAATGGATGGTTAAATTAATGATGATAACACCAGTTATTTTCACAGTATCTAGCTTCTTTTTTTAATGCCttgaaacaagtccatatggcttCCAATAAATTAATTATAGAGAATCAACAAATTTAGCTTGACAAAGATTAATTAATTACACAAGGGAAGAGACAACAATAGCTACAAAAGGTGCTGGTTGGTTGATGGCCTATAACTGAACCTTTTCAAGAAATTTATGAACGGTGGGGTTTCTGCGCATTGTAAAGTATATTCCGTTCTTCATACAATATGCAGCTTAAACATGAAATAATGTAGTCTCCGACATTTCAGGCACTAGTTACCACCAGAGAAACTGATGCAGAGTCCAAATGGCTAAATTTCACTAGATGAGAAGCATCTACAAGCAGTTTGTAGGTAAATACTAGGAGTACTTTCTTAAGTCTCAATAACCTGGAACACTTTCTGAAGTGTCAATATCCTACGAATTATTTCCAAAATGTCAATATTCTAGATTGAGAGTTCCTACAACTAGAGGCAAAATGAATGTGATAACATGCTAATGGTATAGTTAAGATAAAATAACATCTGTGCCACAACATAAAATCATATTCTTGGATGCAATACACGACCTTCCCCAATTTATGATGAACATACACACTAATATAAAGCCATAACTAAAACCAGGATAAACAAACCAAAAGCATTCAGCTTCAATATACAAAACCTTACCAGCAGAAACTGACACAGAAGATATTGGTTTTGTAAATGCTCTAAATCTGCCTAGTGTGCTCCCTGTTGATGTATCAATCTGGCAAACCATACCATCAACACCTGTTGTGTATACATATCGACGAAGCATGGAATAAGAAACAGCAGTAACACCCCTGCCATTTATCAAATTCTGCCATTAAGCCTAAAGTCATAGAATTTATGCAAGAAGAAAAATTCATATGGAAAGAACAAAGAAAATTAGATCCTTTTATACAAAGAACTGTATCTGAAAAAGTCACAGAATAAAGAATCATAATTGGGAAAATAACACTTATAATAACATCCCTAGTTCAACATATAACTCACTTTGCCAATTTAGAAATGAGTTAGTTGAAAGCTATACTTTGTCTTATACAAACTGTGATCAGAAATGATCCAACTAGAGTTCACTTATCAGTGTATCATGCAAAAGATATGTTTCTTCAAAGATTTGTGAAATGAAGTCACAGTACCAATCTCATTAGAAGATTCAACTATATTAAACCATGAACATCAAAAAAGGACCTCCATTTCTGCCAGCAGATTTAAATTGTGAATTATAATGAATGTCATAAATTTCAGCAGAACAACTTCTCTCCAGAGAAAAGGATTAACTCAATTAATTGACTGTTTTCAGGTGAGCCACAAAAAGGAATCTGGAAATCTATGGAATTCTCAAGGAGAGTTCTCAAGATAGAGCAAAGAGTATATACAGGATTCATTCTACCTAGTCAAGATCAAAAGGAGATATATTCACAAGCATGGTGAAAAGCAAATTTAGTTCAATTGAGTGTTGAGAAGAAAAGTTACAataacatagagagagagagagagaaaaaaaaaagataaatgagtGTTATGCAGAATGCATGGGCATAACCCTACAAGACAGCAGTGTGGAGGTCCTGAAAAAGCTGATTATCAATTGATGCAACAGATGGAATGCTTGTTCTCATTGTTAATAAAGAATCATACGACAGAGTGGGAAACCAGCAACAGACTATAACGAAGGTTCAATGACCAGGTAACATAGATTTCAAGGTGCAAACTAATTTATCATAGGAGAAGACAAGTGAGGCAACACAGAATCTGATCATCTAATGATATTACACTGATCATGTAATAAAACTTAGAACTATGAAAAATGTGGAATTTTTAGAAGAAGATGAATATGTAAATTTATATAATGCCATCAATCTTGGTTCAGTAACATATATTTTTCCCTCCACAAACCAAACTAATTTACACAAAAAAACCAGCATATTCCAAGTCAACCTAGTATAGTACTTTGGATGTAAACCTCACCCAGGATGACAGTCGCTGACTTTCCACCTCAACTGACCAGCAGAAACATCCAGTGCCAGAACATCACCATTGCCCGTTCCCAAGACCAAAATAGAATTTCctggtttttttttcctcttgcaAGGCAGAAATCAAAGAGACATCAATACGCGCAGAATCACCAGCAGACGCCAAATATATCAATAAATTCATAACTTTAAGgcttttttctttttggtaatGACAAGAAGAAAATAAACCTTTTTTTCTAGTTGAACCCATTTCATGCAAGTATAGTCGAGAGAAAGGTGCCCGCTTTTCCGCTGCGACAGCAAGCTCGAAGCATCAGACGGTGCAATATCGGAAAACTCGGTCTGCAACTGACCCTTTATGGTGTCCCATATCTGCAGCCAAAATTCAAGTCTAAACACGGTAAACACGAACCAAATTTCAAATTGTTACCACCTAAATCGGCCAAAACATTGAGGGATCGGACAACCTTAATTCGACCGTCACCGGAAGAGATGGCGAAGAAGTCCAAAGAGGGGCTGAAGGATGCGAGGAGGTCTCTGATGTTGGGAAAGCTCATGCTCATCTTGAAGCGGTAGAGAGCGATCGGGTCGTGTAGACAAACTATGAGGTACCCGAGGAAGCTGAGGAGGAGCCACGGAAACCCTAGTAAAACCCTAGCTTGCTGACTATGAGACGGGAAGAGGACGAGCCGCCCAAACCCTAGTGGAAGTAAAGGCGGCCCACAAACAGGCGTTAATGGCGCGGTCATCGCTTCGGCCCATTATGTGTGGCCTAGCCCAGGCTCAATGTAAATGGGCCCTTCGTACAAAGACCATTGAGGTCGCAGGCCCGAGCACAAGTAAGCTTCCACGGACTGAGGCTTAATGTATTGAATGAATCCAGATCGAGAACACAGGTTAGAGATTCATCTGCTTCCTCATATCCTAAAGGAATCAGCATATGCATGCACTGTCTTGGCTTTTTGTTGCTGTGTACAATCTGATGAGAACACAACCAGCTGCTGGTTTTGTTCTGATGAAGCCTCTCACCGAACTCACGAGCAAACAAAGTGAAGTTTATCCGCCATGGGAAGTGTGTCAACTTTCTTCACcttcagcagcagcagtagcagcctTAGCATGTGCAGTAGAGGCGGGCGTCTCATACTACAGACAGATCCTCGCTGCTGGGCAGCACCCCCCATCCACCAATACAAAGAACATGCAGCAGCGCACGTTATTAATCGTGTGGCTTCCGAAGCCGTCTCGTGATCCCCAGATCCGGACAAACCTCAGTCACGGGTTTCATGTTGCACCAGCACTACATATCTCCGGTACTGCCTCTTGTGGTGGCAATCCAACCCGAGGAGCAAAGAGGGagagagcaagagagagagagcgcgatgGAGTTGAAGCTTAGGGCTGTGGTGGTCGCAATGGCGATGGTTCTCCTAATGGTGGCGGCATCCACCACGAAGGCGGCGGACCAGAGCCTGTGCAAGATGACCCAGGAGGGGCTGGCGGCGTGCAAGCCGTGCATCGCGATGGTGAAGCCGGAGGAGAAGCCGAGCGAGGCCTGTTGCGCGGCGTTGAAGCAGGCCGACCTGCCGTGCCTTTGCTCCTACAAGAACTCCGACCTGCTGCCCTACCTCGGCATCGACCCCAAGCAGGCCATGCAGCTCCCCGCCAAGTGCAACATCGCTCCTCCCCAGCCATGCTGAGAAGAGACGCTGCGCCTGCTCTTTCCTTTTGTGTGCTTGGTGGTGTAGTGGTTGAAGAAGACATGCAAGTGTTGTTGTAGGTGGCGTAACTGTGTCCTTTTTCCCTTCATTCCTTCTTCTCACAACTCCATGTTTCCCGTCATGTTATCAGTAATAAACTACATCTACATGCACTAAAATGGTATTCATCTTCTGGTGTTTGACAATCTGAATTCTGATCACGGTTCCGTGGACAAGAAAGTCAATGGCAGAGATTTCCTACCAGAAACATTCCTTTATATACACACATAAATATTTCCAATTACAGCCATGGAATGGAATTTTATACTCTTTGTTACAGATCATGATCTGAAACTTCTTTAATGGTAAGGAATTCACAGTAGAGAATAAGTTTGTTCTATATAAGCCTATATAGAAGGCATCTACTTACTGCATCTCTCCTCACATTCATCGTCTCGTATCACGCTTCATGTCTGAACAAAGAAAGGATActgaaggaggaaggaggaagtaaCGATGGGGTGgcagaacagagagagagagaggataaagcTCTTGGACTGCCAAGTCCAGAGAACATATTGTTCGAAGTCGACTTTACCAAGGAGTCATCACCCTTGCAAAAGAAATCTCCAAGACATGCTTTTGCTCCTGGTGAGATGATGGAGGGCAGAAAAACTGAGCAAAGTTGAATGCATTGTTCGATCCTTTCTTCCTCACGTAGGATGCATTATATTCCCTGTAAGAGGTGAGCCATCTCACAGGATCAGGCTTGCAACCACTGATGCACTGAGCAAATGATGAATATGTTCTTCTCTTTTGTGAGTACAGGTGACTTTAttcgttttcttttttttgtataaCAGGGAAACAGACCTGTAAAGATTTATATTGGAGATTCTAAGCTTATTCCCAGCTTGAGATCACCTGCCTTTTCATATACATGCCAGTAGAATATGTAGGTAGTTCCAATTGAGACAACAAATTATTTACTCTTTCTTTGTTTTATGCTTCTATCTCTAACTCTGGAATGTTGCAGGAATAGGAATTTGGGCTTCAGAAGAAATCAGCAGACGTGAGAGTCTGTAAATGTCTCTATGACAAGCAAAAAAACCACAATGGCCATTTGGTCATAGGTACTGTGGTAACTATCACCAAATGTAAATGTCTTCAAGATTTATTTTCTAGTATTTTTCTCTCTTGAACGTAAATAGTGACGTTAAGGTTACGTGCATTGATCCTTTCCAGATTTCATATTGACGGGAGCATTGGATACACAAGATAAATAGTGATGGTAGGTTTTAAACCCACCAATTAAGCTAGTTAACATTAAAAAtttttagataaaattttaaattttatatttttattgagaaTTTACTATTATATGATCAATATTTGAagtgtaaaaaaaattattagatatgGTTTCAAACTCTTTCGTAAGTAAATGagtcaaatttataatattttatgtgtAGAAGTATCAGATAAGATTTTGTATCCTCATTGTTGATAAGTTTGATACACCACCACCATGGTCAGTCTCTGTTGTTCAATAATAGTCTAGCTTCGATGTAAAAcagtttcttcaataatttttcttgtcttctattctttccaacatggtatcagagcaagtaaGATGAGCGAGACTTCACGATCATCGAAGCCTGTCATTCACTAGATCTCTTGCCTTTACAGAGCAAAGAAGGGGGAAACTCTTTCCCGTCAGACTCGCTTCCCTGTCGGACTCCCCTCTCCGTCCGTTGTACGGTGCATGACGCCTTCACTGCTACCCCAGCTGTTGTCGTGACCACACCCGGCGTCGTCATCAGGTGCGGTTATAATAACGAGGGCCTGTTTTGGTACGATCGGTTGCTCGCCCTCGGTAGTGGATCCCTCTCCAACCCTTGCtcgctccttccctcttctccttcaTACTGTCTCGCTATCAACTGTCGATCCTTAGTTCCTACTAAGAGCTAATCGGTGTAGATTTCTCAACCAAATTGATGTAGATTTCTCAACCAAATCATTACAGATTCTTTCTActatagcttcctcctctgctgcagcatcgttgcagcttcctcttactgcagcttcctcctctgttgtagcatcactgtagctttctcctctgtttTAGCATCGCTGCAACTACCTTCTCTGTTGTAGCATCACTACAACATCACTGTAGCTTTTTCCTCTGATGTAGCATCGCTGTAGCTTTTTCCTCTACTGTAGCATCGCTGCAACTACCTCCTCTACTACAACTACCTCCTCTATTgcaacttcctcctctgttgtagcATCACTATAGCATCGCTACAACTTTCTCCTCTGTTGTAGCATCACTGCAGCTACCTCCTCTACTACAGATACCTCCTCTGCTGTAGCattgctgtagctttctcctctattgtAGTATTGCTGTAGCTCCCTCCTCTGCTGTAGCATCGTTGCAGCTACCCCCTCTGCTATAGCTacctcctctactgcagcttcctcctttgttgtagtatcgctgtagctttctcctttactgtagctttctcctctgctgtaGCATCACTATAGCATcattgtagctttctcctctgctgcagcTTTCATAGCAGCCATAGCAACCGTAGCTACCGTCGTCGCAGCCGCAGTagtagcagcgatctgctcttgccttaCTTACtaagcctctcgctcgtaaactatttgctttgtatcgatccaagattggtatccttgataggagctccAAACCATATGAGTATATCTCTCTACtctgataagattttcctaactgtatgagaaaatctctctactctattgaagaaaatcctccctcttaatatgtataaatagggggAGAATAGCTTCAATATAAAAcagtttcttcaataattcttctttatcttttattctttccaaCGTACGTAAGTCTAACCAAGCAAGAAATGACATGAAATAACAGGCATACATATTGATGGCAGGGTTCCACCTTATCATGGTCCTCCTTGCTGGTCTCATGAAACGAGTGCTCGATATCTCCAGCTGAAATGGAGATGCCAATGTGGGGACATCCCACCCTGCACTCAGTTGTGGAAAAAGAGGACAGAGCTCAGGAGGCACTTATCATGCCAACTATAAACATTGAATTGAGACAGAAGTTAAGGCCCTGTCTCAAATCAGAGAGCACTGTGGACCAGATCTTGAACATTGTAGTGTGTGGATTTAGTTGTAATCTTTATAGTGATGCTTCAGCTTCAGTTTTGCAGAACAATGTCTCTGAAAGCTATCCACAATAGCACTTGAACTATTCCGATCAGTGTGCCACTTGGAATATGGAAGAGAGAAGACAGCATCATGAACTTTGATGCCATTGGAAAGGAGAAGGTTTGGATGGTGATATGAGCCCACTTGATATTAATTAGGTAGCAAATTGCACTTGCAGCTGGAAAGCACTTGATAATTGTATGACTCAACACTGTTAGCAAAAGCCAATGATACCTCATCACAGCATGTGTACTTCATCACAAGACTGACTGGCATAAATGATGCTTCAGAAGGTGGAGACTGTGGCAGCCACCTGATAGAGACCATGACAGCCTGGTTGGGTGGTCTTTCTTATGATTTTGTTAGGGTGTCACAAGCAATCTATTGATACCTGCAAATCCTCTCTGGACCACATATTTTTTTTaagattgtctagatcaaaacctGTGGTTCCAATAACACTTTCAGATTTGACATGTAGAGGCTTCTCCTATGCAGATTACTGTCATGATGATAAATTGACATAGTATGAAATGATGTTAATAGAAACATATTAAGGACCTTTTACCGGAAAGAACAGTAAAAAagattgagaagaagaagaataagaataaaaagaacgcaaaATGTTAGTGCTGAAGTTAAGTATGGAGCATCACAGAACAATGTCAGATATATCCCAAACTCATCCTCTTGTTTGGATACTAGAGCACTAACAGTTGAGGAAAATAAAAAGATTgagagaaaagaaacaaaatatttatagtCAGAATGAGAAAAGTACATTGTTAAgagtctagctaagagagtccagagacattcatataaaatctacttaagtcgacccctattaaaaagatgaagaggccgactagagttcggtggttgtttcttagagaagaattaggagttgtaaaggaataggagttaagtatgagtcatattagcagttagggtttataagccctataaatagccatctattcctcctcttttactaagtaatagatgaatcttttctacagcctttaagcagcaacttggagggaggaacccctatagagttccaaggaggttgatcccctaaagagatcaacctcaagtttagaatctgtaagggttctaacacctggtatcagagcagcgttcttggcatctcgctacccttctacagccatccatcaaccctccacaaccgcccaaagtaattttcacaattgcttaaaagatcgtcgtcaaattcgaccgtcatctccaccatcgtagatcaatctccccgtgaattgcaaacaagttctggtttcctaccttactactgctgtaatttagttatccttattcgaaaatcaaaaaaaaaattccaaaattgctgcataaacttttcatcgtaaagttttcatctctatgacgaaagatatattgcaaaaTTCCAACTGCATAACATAGATTGTTTGATtttgctactacgttttttctatccaaacccctaccaaatttttatgatagctttgacacttcttaacagcagatttttctttggttttgttaaaaactTTTCAATATaatccattgatcttttacgtctaatatgctatacttgaaaatatgcattgtaaaatttcaaccgcatagcacagattgtttgatcttgttactacgttttttctatccaaatcactataaattttttatgattgctttgacacttcctaatagtagattttcctttggttttgtcgaaaaattcttaatataaactactgatcttttatgtccaatctgctacacttgaaaatctgtgatgcagaaaatttcagccgcatattattgccttaacccatctatttacaatcttttttgaatgaaatttcttatacacttcatagatcatcttggtttccatctaagattgatctattgaggaattcacgtctaaaaacgattttgtgtggcTACAAATTTTCACCCtaaaccgctaaaatttttcgatgagaattctgctatcgcagcttgcaccaatttccttgctattatactgccaaaattttcttaattaaattagacatccttgttgtcatataaactgtgattttgctatcaatttcctcctcaaatctctcaagtttttggtgaaaatttcgtcgagaaaccattgtttcttcaacgataattctgctcttacaagacagcacatacttgctgcaacttccactgatttctatcaaacctttgctgacatctatcacagatccaaaactttcacccatagccctaaaacttcatcaaatcacaccctcaaactgcacccaaaatagccacaaaacaagcttaaactgcagcctacatccaccaatccaccaaccctttcgaccatcacctctctcaacctatacatgcctttaacccgataacaaaagagagattttaacatcacagatttggcgacatatactatggcatctgaggaggtaatcaatgctaaatttgaagccttcgaggtacgAGTGAATGATAAGATTCGGacgatctttatcgaactcagattgg
Coding sequences within:
- the LOC135650668 gene encoding uncharacterized protein LOC135650668 isoform X1, whose translation is MTAPLTPVCGPPLLPLGFGRLVLFPSHSQQARVLLGFPWLLLSFLGYLIVCLHDPIALYRFKMSMSFPNIRDLLASFSPSLDFFAISSGDGRIKIWDTIKGQLQTEFSDIAPSDASSLLSQRKSGHLSLDYTCMKWVQLEKKRKKKPGNSILVLGTGNGDVLALDVSAGQLRWKVSDCHPGGVTAVSYSMLRRYVYTTGVDGMVCQIDTSTGSTLGRFRAFTKPISSVSVSADGKILATAAGQLKTFNCSDNKKIQKFPGHPVAVRCMIFSEDGQYIVTSGVGERHVAIWKVGGGKKQSAICILSMDHPAIFLDCKKLDNDGKDGEGLSVLAISEMGVCYFWYGSSIEELGNCQPTRISVFLESKKKFDVAIYSAKLLDVPKPASGQVFVAYGSLVKPSFQKLLVQYGVDIKLGDFKGGVLIPIDSFSISQKGQTMDMKAETVTALDRANAEDAILPVPKLYAQDKKRKHNVTKLITDIKNVEVDPIINKNKARSAHRKVVLQRMEEDGTICIEDRLKALGIVTEKVDLRTKDHASSPTNTVLDIYSGGKISVDVNMPPKKIRAHILSMSSIDACKSLEVLISALKKSSVSSKHIFPWIYYILVNHGQFIISQDSSVQMLDGLHKMIKLKCAAIEPLLKLSGRFQLIMTQIDKAAGMKASMDERHGEGDKMLDEDEDNVDAEEDDDEDEEIDEMVYGEDESGSDEDDQHQT
- the LOC135650668 gene encoding uncharacterized protein LOC135650668 isoform X2, which codes for MTAPLTPVCGPPLLPLGFGRLVLFPSHSQQARVLLGFPWLLLSFLGYLIVCLHDPIALYRFKMSMSFPNIRDLLASFSPSLDFFAISSGDGRIKIWDTIKGQLQTEFSDIAPSDASSLLSQRKSGHLSLDYTCMKWVQLEKKRKKKPGNSILVLGTGNGDVLALDVSAGQLRWKVSDCHPGGVTAVSYSMLRRYVYTTGVDGMVCQIDTSTGSTLGRFRAFTKPISSVSVSADGKILATAAGQLKTFNCSDNKKIQKFPGHPVAVRCMIFSEDGQYIVTSGVGERHVAIWKVGGGKKQSAICILSMDHPAIFLDCKKLDNDGKDGEGLSVLAISEMGVCYFWYGSSIEELGNCQPTRISVFLESKKKFDVAIYSAKLLDVPKPASGQVFVAYGSLVKPSFQKLLVQYGVDIKLGDFKGGVLIPIDSFSISQKGQTMDMKETVTALDRANAEDAILPVPKLYAQDKKRKHNVTKLITDIKNVEVDPIINKNKARSAHRKVVLQRMEEDGTICIEDRLKALGIVTEKVDLRTKDHASSPTNTVLDIYSGGKISVDVNMPPKKIRAHILSMSSIDACKSLEVLISALKKSSVSSKHIFPWIYYILVNHGQFIISQDSSVQMLDGLHKMIKLKCAAIEPLLKLSGRFQLIMTQIDKAAGMKASMDERHGEGDKMLDEDEDNVDAEEDDDEDEEIDEMVYGEDESGSDEDDQHQT
- the LOC135672107 gene encoding putative lipid-transfer protein DIR1, with the translated sequence MELKLRAVVVAMAMVLLMVAASTTKAADQSLCKMTQEGLAACKPCIAMVKPEEKPSEACCAALKQADLPCLCSYKNSDLLPYLGIDPKQAMQLPAKCNIAPPQPC